The nucleotide sequence TGTGACTTTTGAAAAAGTTCCGGATTCCTTATTACGGCCTAAAATATGGCGTTCCACGGGAGCGACATCCTTTACCGGTATCATTCCGTCGTGCTCTATGGTAAGTCCGCTCATATCGTAATGGAACGGATCGTTAAAATAACCATTTCTTTTCAAGGTCATTAATTTGGAATTATAATCCATTACAACGGTAAATCTTCTGAGTATTTCTCCGCCTAAACTACCGTCCCTTCCTTCAAAGAATGTTATATTTTCTAGTGAAGTAGCATCGGGAAATGCAGCTGTGGTATTTCTAAGTTCATAGTTTCTCAATTTTACCATATCGAGTTTCGATCGTTTTCCGAAGATATTTCCGCTTAGTCCTAATCCTAGAAAATCGGAGAAATAATTTTTGGGGCTTTCAGAAATAAATTCTTGCTCTTCAAATATCCAAAGTGCATCACTGGAACCGCTGTCTATGAGTAACGTGACTTCTTTCATAGCTGTTAATTGAGAAACTTCAATGTCGATATAAGGTTTATTTCCACTAAATCTTAGGTTGAATTCGGCACATTTTCTACAACGCTTCCTCTTGTAACTTTGATGCGGATATAAGGTGACTCTTTTGGACGAATAATCGGTCTGTATCACGAAGTCCTTAAACAGGTCAAAACCTATGATCCCATGTATGGGGACTCCCATTCGGGTGGAAAAATTTAATTTTTTGTCAAGTACCACAAAGATCTTATGGTCGCTATCTACAGCCCGTCCAATTTTTACAATATTATTTTCACTCACTAATGCATCTATAGCACCGCCTTGACCTAATCCTTTAATTTTTACGGGTTTCGCATTATTAAGCTGAATAGAATCCTGCTCCCCTAGAGCAAATAACAACGTAGAATTTACACCTGTATCTAAAAGAAAAGACAATCGCGATCCGTTAATATCTACCGGAATGATCACAAGATTATTGACCAGCTCGAATGGGATCTTATCTTTTTTTACTGAAGGAGGTAATTTAAACGACTGTTGGGCAAATCCTTGTTCAGAAAAACAAAAAATGAACCCCAGAGCTGATATAAGGATCCGTATGTGATGTTGGAATTTCAAGGTTAATGAAGATATAAAAAATTGCTCAAAGTGCGTTAATCCCTTCTGAATTATAAAATATATTTCGCAACTTTGTTGCTTAAATCAAATCGTATGCCATCAGTATCCAGAAAGGGGCAACAGATGCCGGAATCTCCTATCAGAAAATTGGTTCCTTTTGCCGAAAAAGCCTATAAAGCCAACAAAACAGTCTACCATTTAAATATTGGACAACCGGATATAAAAACCCCTCAGATCGCTATGGATGCTGTATCCATGCACTCGCTGGAGATACTTGCGTATTCCCGATCGGAAGGATCGGAAGGGTATCGAACCAAGATCGCCAACTATTATAAACGCAACGAGATTCCTGTAGAGGCGGACAATATAATAGTTACTACCGGGGGAAGCGAAGCATTACTCTTTGCGATGGGAAGTATTGCCGATATTGATGACGAAATCATTATCCCGGAACCATTTTATGCGAATTACAACGGATTTGCAACGGCTTCGGGCGTGAAGATCGTTCCTGTAATTTCTAAGATAGAAGATAATTTTGCCTTGCCACCGATTTCAGAATTTGAAAAACTTATAACGCCTAAAACCAAAGCCATCCTTATCTGTAACCCGGGAAATCCCACGGGATATCTTTATTCCAAGGAAGAAATTAAAACCCTCGCCGCTATTGTAAAGAAACACGACTTGTTCTTAGTGGCCGATGAGGTATATCGCGAGTTTACTTACGATGGTTATGAGCACTATTCTATACTGCAGGAAGAGAGTATGGCCGAACACGGTATTATCATCGATTCAGTTTCTAAAAGATACAGTATGTGTGGGGCGCGTATTGGCTGCCTTGTTTCAAAAAACAAACAAGTCATGGCTACAGCCTTGAAGTTTGCTCAGGCGCGATTAAGTCCGCCTACTTTTGCGCAAATTGCCAGTGAAGCCGCGTTGGGAACTCCACAGAGTTATTTTGATAACGTTATAAGTGAATACGAACAACGACGCAACACGCTAATAAGAGAATTGCAAAAGATCCCCGGTGTGATCGTGGGCGTACCAAAAGGAGCTTTTTACTGTATTGTCCAACTGCCGGTAAAAAACAGTGATGATTTTGCACAGTGGTTGCTGGAATCATTCGATCTTAACGGAGAAACCATTATGGTTGCTCCGGCAGCCGGTTTTTATTCAAGTCCCGGAGTTGGATTAAATCAGGTGCGTATCGCCTATGTCCTTAATGAAGACAGTCTTATTAAAGCCGTTAATATCTTAAAGGTGGCTCTTGAACAATATAAAGGTTGATGCATATTGAAGAGAACAAATCGCTCAAGGAATACAATACCTTCGGAATTGAAAGTGCCGCTCGGAAATTCGTTTCGGTTAAAACCGTTTCTGAGCTTCAGGAAGTACTGAGAAAATTCAGAAATGAACCTAAATTCATTTTAGGAGGTGGCAGCAATATGCTGTTAAAGAACAATATCGATTCGTTGGTAATCCATATTGCCCTTATGGGAGTGGAAGTGATTTCAGAAGACCGTGATCATGTGTATATCACAGCTATGGGAGGCGAGAACTGGCATGAGTTTGTGCTTTATTGTGTTGAAAGTAATTATGGTGGTATTGAAAACCTTTCGTTAATACCCGGGAATGTTGGTACGGCACCTATTCAGAATATTGGTGCATACGGCGTGGAATTAAAGGATGTTTTTGAGCGATGCACTGCAGTAAGGATCAAAGATGGAACAGAATGTACCTTTAATAAATCTGATTGTAAGTTTGGATACCGAGACTCTGTTTTTAAAACGGAAAAGAAAGGCGAATTTATAATTACAAGTGTCACTTTTAAGCTTACCAAAAGGAATCATTTGAAGCATACCTCTTACGGGGCTATCGACGATATTTTAAAGGAACGGGGTATTGAAGCTCCGTCTATTAAAGACATTTCCGAGGCTGTGATCGCCATTAGACAATCCAAACTCCCCGACCCCAAAGAATTGGGAAATAGCGGTAGTTTTTTTAAGAATCCGGTGATTAGCAATGACGCTTTTAGAGAATTTCGAGTTCACTTTCCCGATGCTCCTTTTTACGATGTGTCGCCAACAGAATTTAAAATTCCGGCGGGTTGGCTTATAGAACAGGCCGGTTTTAAAGGAAAACGCTTCGGAGATGCGGGTGTGCATAAAAATCAGGCGTTGGTACTTGTGAACTACGGAAATGCTACCGGAGCCGATATATGGAAGCTCGCACTTAAAATTCAAAAGGAAGTAAAAGAAAAATTCGGGATATATATTGAACCCGAAGTGAATATTATTTAATCGAAAGCTAACACGGTGTCGACTAAGTGCAATTCGCCGTTCGTGCCCTTAATATCACTTTTCCCTAAAACAGCCTTTTTCCCGGTATCGGTGGTAAATATAATATCACTACCGTTTTTGGTAACTTTAAGGGTCTTTCCTCCCAATGTGGTGATCGAATAACTGCCCGACTTTATGTTCTGAACCATAGCCACCGAATCTATGTCTCCTTCTATGATATGATTCTTTACGAGAGCGATCATTTCATTTTTAAATTCGGGTTTAGTGAAATTCATTCTTTTTTCCTCATCAAGCTTGTCAAAAGCCTCGTTGGTAGGAGCAAGAATAGTATATGGCCCTTTTTCTTTTAACAAAGACTCAGACATACCGGAGGTAACCAAAAGACTTGAAAACGTGGAAGTTTCCTTGGTTGCCATGACTTTTGCCATCACACTGTTTGCCTGAGAGATCCGTTCTTGTTTTTCTTCCTGTACCCGGATATTTTGCAGCGAATCTGTTTCTCTTTTTTCACTATTATCTACGACATACGATTTCTCGTTCTTTTCATTTTTACAAGCTGAAAGCATAAAAATCAAAGTAAAGAAGAATACGAAAGGGTACCATTTTTTCATTGAAGTAATATTTATTTTGAATGCTAAAAATAACCAAATTACGAGCAATTGAGCAAGAAAGATTGTATTTTTGTCGCTCAAATCTATGTTATGGGAATTTTATTGATAACGGTAGTATTATTACTGCTGGCAGTAGCAGGAATCGCTATAAAAATATGGGGTAAAAAAGACGGAAAATTTGCCGGAACCTGTGCAAGTCAGAACCCATTTTTAAACAAAGACGGAGAAGCTTGCGGGTTTTGCGGAAAATCCCCGGAAGAGTTTGAGAACTGCACCGAAGAAGTGCATCAATAATTAATCTTCGTCGCTGCCTATGCTGCTACTTTACGTGTTTATTGCAGTCGTTCTAATGAACTGCATTTATTTTCTTCTATTTTCTAAATTTTCATTTATTAATGCGCCTGAAACCCAAACTGAGGCAACCTTTCCCGTTTCGGTGATTATCTGCGCGAAAAATGAAGCAAAAAACCTTAGGCGAAATATTCCATTATGGTTGAAGCAGCAATATCCACAATTTGAATTGATCCTGGTAAATGATGCGTCTTCAGATAAAACGCTGAAGGTCATGGAATCGTTCGCAGAAAAAGACCCGCGTATCAAGATCGTTAATGTAAAAAATAATGAAGCTTTCTGGGGAAATAAAAAGTATGCGCTTACCCTTGGGATTAAACGGGCAGTACATACCCGTTTGCTATTTACCGACGCCGATTGCGAACCGGCAACAAAGCACTGGATCAAAATTATGGTTAGTCATTTTTCGGAGGAAAAGCAAGTGGTTTTAGGCTACGGGGCATATTCCGAACTTCCGGGCCTGTTAAATGCGTTAATTAGATATGAAACATTAATGACTGCCGTTCAATATTTCTCTTATGCCATAGTAGGAATTCCATATATGGGGGTGGGCAGAAATCTCGCATATACCAGCACGATCTATTATAAGAACAACGGGTTTATGTCTCATATACAATTGCCTTCGGGTGACGATGACCTGTTTGTAAACGAGGTTGCGTCAAAGAATAATACGGCAGTTTGTTTCGATGCGGCTGCATTTACCTATTCCATTCCGAAGAAAACCTGGAAAGACTGGATAATACAAAAGAGGCGCCATATTACAACATCCGGCAGATACAAACCCCATCATAAATTCTTGCTGGGCACCTATTTTGTTAGCAATTTATTATTCTGGATACTTGCTGTGGCTTGTTTGATCATGAATTCGTGGATCATAGTAGTTGCTCTAATAGGTTTAAGATTTATTATCCAATATCTGGTGATCGGGTATTCTGCAAAAAAATTAAAAGAATCTTCCTTAATTCCATTTATTCCTTTATTGGATTTATTTTTAGTATTCATACAAATGTTTATCTTTATTTCAAACCGTACAGCAAAATCTACACGTTGGAAATAAGTAAAGAGGAAATTCTGGCACAAATTCAGAAAGCTAAAAAAGGCAAGCAGAGTGCCTTTAGTTTTTTGTTGGATCGGTACTGGAACGAGGTGTACGGCTTTCAATTAAAGCGCGTTAAAAGCGAATATGAAGCCGAAGATATTGCCATCGAGACCTTTTCGAAGGCCTTTGATAAAATTGAGACGTTCGATGAAAAATATACATTTCCCACTTGGTTGATCACCATTTCGAAAAATATTCAGATTGATAAAACAAGAAAGAAAAATGCCTCTATCTACGCTCAGACTTCCGATACCAGTGACGAACATGTAAAAAAGATCATAGACGATTCTCCAACTCCGGAGGATATTCTAATAACGGAGCAGAATTTAGCCGAATTACTTCAATTTATTAAGGAATTAAAACCTCATTATCAGGAAGTGATCAATCTTCGATATTTTCAGGAAATGCAATACAATGAAATTTCCGAAGCCCTTGAAGAGCCTTTGAACAATGTTAAAGTTAGGCTGTTAAGGGCAAAAAAATTACTGGCAGAGATCATTACTCAAAACAGAGATCGTTGAAACTTTCCATTAAAAACCTGGGACCCGGTTTTCTTTTTGCCGGTGCCGCCATTGGCGTCTCACATCTGGTTCAATCTACCCGAGCCGGTGCCGACTTTGGCTTCGGACTCCTATGGGCGTTGCTACTTATAAATGCAGTAAAGTATCCTTTCTTTGAGTTTGGTCCGCGCTACGCTGCGGCAACCGGTGAGAGTTTGCTTCAAGGCTACCGAAAACTGGGCAAGAGTGTGCTGTGGGTTTATTTTATTATCACTTTTGCTACGATGTTTACCATACAAACCGCCGTAACAATCGTCACTGCTGGAATAGCATCCATGTTGTTTGGCACAGGTTCGGTAGTGCTGTGGACGGCCATTATCACTGCGATCTGCTTTGCAATCCTCATCATAGGACGTTATAAGGTACTGGATAACCTCATGAAGACGATCGTGATCTGTCTTACATTAAGTACCATCCTGGCAGTCATTCTAGCTACTGAAACGACTTCGACAATTACGGTAACGCAAGTTTTTCCAATGGAAGCGGCCGGAATTGCATTTCTTATTGCCTTTATGGGATGGATGCCGGCTCCTTTGGACATATCTATCTGGCATTCGGTATGGACATTGGAAAAAAAGAAGGTCGATCCAAGCATAACACCGTCACAATCCCGCTTCGATTTTAATGTAGGCTTTATTGCGACCACGGTACTTGCTATTGGATTTCTTTCTTTGGGAGCGTTAGTTATGTTTAATACTGGGGAAAGTTTTTCAGGCAATGGAACTGTGTTTGCGAACCAATTGATCTCTATGTATACCGCCAGTCTGGGCGACGGAGCAAAGATCGTGATAGGAATTGCCGCACTAACTACCATGTTTAGCACTACTCTCACCACACTGGATGCGTCTCCTCGAGTTATGCATCAGACTTCAGAAATATTAATGAAAACAAATCATAAAAAGGGGTATCTGTTTTGGCTACTCGTATTAATTGCCGGTACAATGGCTATCTTTTTCTTTTTTGTTTCTGAGATGGGAGTGCTTATTCAAATCGCTACGGTGCTTTCATTTTTAACCGCCCCGTTTTATGCAATAATGAATTATGTACTGCTCACCGGTAAATATACCCCGGTAGAGGCTAGACCTTCAGGATTTATGAAGATCTACAGTCTGTTTTCCATTATTGTGCTTATCGGCTTCAGCGTCTGGTACTTAGTTACTTTTTAGGTTGATCTGATCAGTTTGTGAATTCAGAATTGAAATTAAAGAATGCTTTTAGGAATAGTTAAAATTGTATCTTTGCATACCCTATGGAAATACAAACCTTAGATACACAAAAACCGGCACCTAAACCTAAATGGTTACGGGTAAAATTACCCACCGGTAAGAAATATACTGAACTTCGTGGATTGGTCGATAAATACGACCTGCATACCATTTGTACTTCAGGCAGTTGTCCGAATATGGGTGAATGCTGGACCGAAGGTACTGCCACTTTTATGATCCTCGGAAATATTTGTACCCGCTCCTGCGGATTCTGTGGAGTTAAGACCGGTCGTCCTGAAACCATCGATTGGGACGAGCCCGAAAAAGTTGCGCGATCCATAAAACTGATGGAAATAAAACATGCGGTGATCACCTCGGTAGATCGGGATGACCTAAAGGATATGGGTTCCATTATCTGGGCTGAAACCGTTAAGGCTATCCGGAGAATGAATCCCACTACCACCTTGGAAACTCTTATCCCCGATTTTCAGGGAAATACTCGCAATATTGATCGTATCGTTGCTGTTAAGCCTGAAGTGGTATCCCATAATATGGAAACTGTAAAGCGCCTTACTAGAGAAGTGAGAATTCAGGCAAAATATGAACGGAGCCTTGAAGTATTGCGATACTTAAAAAGCAGCGGGATTGACCGTACCAAGAGCGGAATCATGCTAGGCTTAGGTGAAACGGAAGCCGAAGTGATACAATCGCTCGAAGATCTAAGGGCAGTACATCTGGATATTGTTACGCTGGGACAGTACCTACAACCCTCTAAAAAACATTTGCCGGTTAAGGAATTTATTTCCCCCGAACAGTTTAAGAAATATGAAGAAATTGGACTCGAAATGGGCTTCAGGCACGTGGAAAGCGGTCCTTTAGTGCGATCTTCCTACAAAGCACAAAAACATCTCACTTAGCATAATTTGATGGAAAAAACCATTAAAATAGGAATCAACGGTTTTGGTCGTATTGGCAGAAATCTATTCAGAATACTATTAGATCATCCTCAAATTGAAGTTGTCGCCGTAAACGATATCTCCAACACAAAAACCATGTCACACTTGTTAAAGTACGACAGCATTCACGGCGTACTTCATCGCGAAATCGGATTTACAAATACTTCCATTTCCATCGATGGAATGAATGTCACCTTTACATCGGAACAGGATATTTCTAACATTTCATGGGGCGAGGTGGACGTGGTTGTAGAATGTACCGGAAAATTTAAAAGCAAAGTTCAATTAGAACAGCATTTGGAAAATGGGGCCAAAAAGGTGATCTTAGCAGTACCCCCACTTGAAGATGATATAAAAACTGTAGTTTTAGGGGTAAATGATGATATTCTAACGTCCGAAGACCGTATAATTTCGAATGCATCCTGTACAACCAACAATGCGGCTCCCATGTTAAAGGTACTGGATGAGCTGTGCGGAATTGAACAAGCGTATATTACTACTATTCATTCATATACTACAGATCAAAGTTTACACGATCAGCCTCACAGAGACCTGAGACGTGCGCGTGCGGCGGGACAATCGATTGTCCCTACCACTACCGGGGCAGCAAAGGCCCTTACGAAGATATTTCCGGATCTTGCCTCGGTAATTGGAGGTTGCGGTATTCGAGTTCCGGTACCCAATGGTTCTTTAACCGATATGACTTGTAATGTAAAGAAAGACGTAAGCATCGCAGCGGTAAATGCCGCGTTTAAACATGCTTCCGAAACACATTTAAAGCATATTCTTCAATATACCGAAGATCCTATCGTATCTGTGGATATTATTGGAAACCCTCATTCCTGTATCTTCGATTCAGACATGACATCGGTAATCGGAAAAATGGTCAAAATAATCGGCTGGTACGATAACGAGAGGGGTTATTCGCATAGAATTGTAGATTTAATCCTACAAAT is from Constantimarinum furrinae and encodes:
- the gap gene encoding type I glyceraldehyde-3-phosphate dehydrogenase, yielding MEKTIKIGINGFGRIGRNLFRILLDHPQIEVVAVNDISNTKTMSHLLKYDSIHGVLHREIGFTNTSISIDGMNVTFTSEQDISNISWGEVDVVVECTGKFKSKVQLEQHLENGAKKVILAVPPLEDDIKTVVLGVNDDILTSEDRIISNASCTTNNAAPMLKVLDELCGIEQAYITTIHSYTTDQSLHDQPHRDLRRARAAGQSIVPTTTGAAKALTKIFPDLASVIGGCGIRVPVPNGSLTDMTCNVKKDVSIAAVNAAFKHASETHLKHILQYTEDPIVSVDIIGNPHSCIFDSDMTSVIGKMVKIIGWYDNERGYSHRIVDLILQISDK
- a CDS encoding retropepsin-like aspartic protease, with amino-acid sequence MKFQHHIRILISALGFIFCFSEQGFAQQSFKLPPSVKKDKIPFELVNNLVIIPVDINGSRLSFLLDTGVNSTLLFALGEQDSIQLNNAKPVKIKGLGQGGAIDALVSENNIVKIGRAVDSDHKIFVVLDKKLNFSTRMGVPIHGIIGFDLFKDFVIQTDYSSKRVTLYPHQSYKRKRCRKCAEFNLRFSGNKPYIDIEVSQLTAMKEVTLLIDSGSSDALWIFEEQEFISESPKNYFSDFLGLGLSGNIFGKRSKLDMVKLRNYELRNTTAAFPDATSLENITFFEGRDGSLGGEILRRFTVVMDYNSKLMTLKRNGYFNDPFHYDMSGLTIEHDGMIPVKDVAPVERHILGRNKESGTFSKVTEVLVNPGFQFFLAPKFVVAELREDSPAALAGIKKGDEVLSVNGKPAYRYKLYELIDLFSSKPGRKITMTVDRNGYTAKFKFILKELI
- a CDS encoding RNA polymerase sigma factor, with protein sequence MEISKEEILAQIQKAKKGKQSAFSFLLDRYWNEVYGFQLKRVKSEYEAEDIAIETFSKAFDKIETFDEKYTFPTWLITISKNIQIDKTRKKNASIYAQTSDTSDEHVKKIIDDSPTPEDILITEQNLAELLQFIKELKPHYQEVINLRYFQEMQYNEISEALEEPLNNVKVRLLRAKKLLAEIITQNRDR
- a CDS encoding membrane or secreted protein, which codes for MGILLITVVLLLLAVAGIAIKIWGKKDGKFAGTCASQNPFLNKDGEACGFCGKSPEEFENCTEEVHQ
- the murB gene encoding UDP-N-acetylmuramate dehydrogenase, with amino-acid sequence MHIEENKSLKEYNTFGIESAARKFVSVKTVSELQEVLRKFRNEPKFILGGGSNMLLKNNIDSLVIHIALMGVEVISEDRDHVYITAMGGENWHEFVLYCVESNYGGIENLSLIPGNVGTAPIQNIGAYGVELKDVFERCTAVRIKDGTECTFNKSDCKFGYRDSVFKTEKKGEFIITSVTFKLTKRNHLKHTSYGAIDDILKERGIEAPSIKDISEAVIAIRQSKLPDPKELGNSGSFFKNPVISNDAFREFRVHFPDAPFYDVSPTEFKIPAGWLIEQAGFKGKRFGDAGVHKNQALVLVNYGNATGADIWKLALKIQKEVKEKFGIYIEPEVNII
- a CDS encoding glycosyltransferase → MLLLYVFIAVVLMNCIYFLLFSKFSFINAPETQTEATFPVSVIICAKNEAKNLRRNIPLWLKQQYPQFELILVNDASSDKTLKVMESFAEKDPRIKIVNVKNNEAFWGNKKYALTLGIKRAVHTRLLFTDADCEPATKHWIKIMVSHFSEEKQVVLGYGAYSELPGLLNALIRYETLMTAVQYFSYAIVGIPYMGVGRNLAYTSTIYYKNNGFMSHIQLPSGDDDLFVNEVASKNNTAVCFDAAAFTYSIPKKTWKDWIIQKRRHITTSGRYKPHHKFLLGTYFVSNLLFWILAVACLIMNSWIIVVALIGLRFIIQYLVIGYSAKKLKESSLIPFIPLLDLFLVFIQMFIFISNRTAKSTRWK
- the lipA gene encoding lipoyl synthase is translated as MEIQTLDTQKPAPKPKWLRVKLPTGKKYTELRGLVDKYDLHTICTSGSCPNMGECWTEGTATFMILGNICTRSCGFCGVKTGRPETIDWDEPEKVARSIKLMEIKHAVITSVDRDDLKDMGSIIWAETVKAIRRMNPTTTLETLIPDFQGNTRNIDRIVAVKPEVVSHNMETVKRLTREVRIQAKYERSLEVLRYLKSSGIDRTKSGIMLGLGETEAEVIQSLEDLRAVHLDIVTLGQYLQPSKKHLPVKEFISPEQFKKYEEIGLEMGFRHVESGPLVRSSYKAQKHLT
- a CDS encoding fasciclin domain-containing protein; amino-acid sequence: MKKWYPFVFFFTLIFMLSACKNEKNEKSYVVDNSEKRETDSLQNIRVQEEKQERISQANSVMAKVMATKETSTFSSLLVTSGMSESLLKEKGPYTILAPTNEAFDKLDEEKRMNFTKPEFKNEMIALVKNHIIEGDIDSVAMVQNIKSGSYSITTLGGKTLKVTKNGSDIIFTTDTGKKAVLGKSDIKGTNGELHLVDTVLAFD
- a CDS encoding Nramp family divalent metal transporter gives rise to the protein MKLSIKNLGPGFLFAGAAIGVSHLVQSTRAGADFGFGLLWALLLINAVKYPFFEFGPRYAAATGESLLQGYRKLGKSVLWVYFIITFATMFTIQTAVTIVTAGIASMLFGTGSVVLWTAIITAICFAILIIGRYKVLDNLMKTIVICLTLSTILAVILATETTSTITVTQVFPMEAAGIAFLIAFMGWMPAPLDISIWHSVWTLEKKKVDPSITPSQSRFDFNVGFIATTVLAIGFLSLGALVMFNTGESFSGNGTVFANQLISMYTASLGDGAKIVIGIAALTTMFSTTLTTLDASPRVMHQTSEILMKTNHKKGYLFWLLVLIAGTMAIFFFFVSEMGVLIQIATVLSFLTAPFYAIMNYVLLTGKYTPVEARPSGFMKIYSLFSIIVLIGFSVWYLVTF
- a CDS encoding pyridoxal phosphate-dependent aminotransferase; the protein is MPSVSRKGQQMPESPIRKLVPFAEKAYKANKTVYHLNIGQPDIKTPQIAMDAVSMHSLEILAYSRSEGSEGYRTKIANYYKRNEIPVEADNIIVTTGGSEALLFAMGSIADIDDEIIIPEPFYANYNGFATASGVKIVPVISKIEDNFALPPISEFEKLITPKTKAILICNPGNPTGYLYSKEEIKTLAAIVKKHDLFLVADEVYREFTYDGYEHYSILQEESMAEHGIIIDSVSKRYSMCGARIGCLVSKNKQVMATALKFAQARLSPPTFAQIASEAALGTPQSYFDNVISEYEQRRNTLIRELQKIPGVIVGVPKGAFYCIVQLPVKNSDDFAQWLLESFDLNGETIMVAPAAGFYSSPGVGLNQVRIAYVLNEDSLIKAVNILKVALEQYKG